In one window of Chelmon rostratus isolate fCheRos1 chromosome 19, fCheRos1.pri, whole genome shotgun sequence DNA:
- the sgsm1b gene encoding small G protein signaling modulator 1, giving the protein MFFPVTEAETRQKLLRSVKKEVKQIMEEAVTRKFVHADSSHIISFCAVVEACVLHGLKRRIAGLLCSNKVAALFMKAAKSFSPAEELCHKVQELEQLIENSKQNNSPLSNERSRQSKLANLPPQALKHLWIRTALMEKLLDKIVLYLVENSSAFYEKEAMLMDPVDGPILASLLVGPCALEYTKVKTADHFWTDPSADELVQRHRIHSGHCRQDSPSRRPALIQKRQSSGSMDDRPLMWVKDYVESLHQNSRATLLFGKNNVLVQPRDDVEAIPGYLSLHQTADLMTLKWTPNQLMNGNVGELDSEKSVYWDYAMTIRLEEIVYLHCHQQVNSGGTVVLVSQDGIQRPPLHFPKGGHLLQFLTCLETGLLPHGQLDPPLWNQRGKGKVFPKLRKRSPHGSCDSVSDKEDDEATDYVFRILFPGNQMEFIALELMDQGVNMWQPTPRKSSCSSCSQNGSSDGSLPNGCNQERAPLKLLCDTMKYQIISRAFYGWLAYCRHLSTVRTHLSALVNTTIVDPDVPCGAREGLSVEVWARFLKDSSAYEEKEIHRLVYFGGVAPSLRKEVWPFLLGHYQFTMTEKCRLEIDEQMRLMYEQTMKEWQGCEAIVRQREREKHAEALARCSSGASVERGPVQRDSTISTDSSLSSSSDQQNAPSQSDSSSSAQVVKNRTSVLMFCRLYFCYYFLDCKTHAKPLVFGSVEAVDQIETEPRAEEGEVQQSSPLKDITGGTAEASQPHSCNPSSSGPSNQHPGSENSPAVTELAVGSPSSQSAETSEGLKEKQAPGSQPGGEDVMDPVAKDEVSEANMKTVSESELIKDCGISKSQETSESEEKPEVEGKNITTNEQSEDLKAVDTNMNLRSVPEKTNVLKLETEIRNEYFQAPPLGQTLTFQAHRSKSDLEVEPLCPPTAEKDANPPSEIKPEISEKPETAPEKTPSQLSKAGTTEPERKDAGATVCDLVETKKAAEIPFEKPGSNSPVRQVLNALQSASRGSLSLSSHSRQSPDTADSDDSPSALEMEDIPAGITCVTSEDIKARPLAGLAAPPVSFAQRERMASADLVLDHHLDTACNTSPEGTDLGLSEEEPEMENVLTEPESAEVGEDGKHDESSEEQTYSQETLDMYLINLHRIDKDVRRCDRAYWYFTPENLDKLRNIMCSYVWQHLDTGYVQGMCDLLAPLLVILDDEVMAFSCFTELMKRMNQNFPHGGAMDSHFANMRSLIQILDSELFELMQQNGDYTHFYFCYRWFLLDFKREMVYDDVFSLWETIWAAKYTSSEHFVLFIALALVEMYRDIILENNMDFTDIIKFFNEMAERHNVPQVLMMARDLVHKVQTLIENK; this is encoded by the exons GTGAAACAAATTATGGAGGAGGCAGTAACGAGGAAATTCGTGCACGCAGACAGCAGCCACATCATTTCCTTCTGTg ctgtagTGGAGGCCTGCGTGCTGCATGGACTGAAGCGTCGTATTGCAGGCCTGCTGTGCAGTAACAAGGTTGCAGCGCTCTTTATGAAGGCAGCAAAAAGCTTTTCACCTGCTGAGGAACTCTGCCACAAGGTCCAGGAGCTTGAGCAGCTCATTGAAAACAG caaGCAGAACAATTCCCCTCTGAGTAATGAGCGCAGTCGGCAATCCAAGCTGGCCAACCTCCCTCCTCAGGCGCTGAAACACCTTTGGATCCGAACGGCGCTGATGGAGAAGCTCCTGGACAAGATTGTCCTGTACTTGGTGGAGAACAGCAG TGCCTTCTATGAGAAAGAAGCCATGCTGATGGATCCTGTGGATGGACCAATTCTTGCATCTCTATTGG TTGGACCTTGTGCTTTGGAGTACACCAAAGTTAAGACTGCAGACCATTTCTGGACGGATCCGTCTGCTGACGAGCTCGTGCAGCGGCATCGCATCCACAGCGGCCACTGTCGGCAAGATTCGCCCTCCAGACGGCCTGCCCTG ATCCAGAAGAGACAGTCCAGCGGTAGCATGGATGATCGCCCTCTCATGTGGGTGAAGGACTATGTTGAATCGCTCCACCAAAACTCCAGAGCCACACTTCTGTTTGGAAAGAACAATGTCCTGGTGCAGCCG agagatgACGTTGAGGCCATCCCAGGCTACCTCTCTCTGCATCAGACTGCAGACCTCATGACCCTGAAATGGACACCCAATCAGCTGATGAACGGGAATGTTGGGGAGCTGGATTCTGAGAAAAG tgtgTATTGGGATTATGCCATGACAATTCGTTTGGAGGAGATTGTGTATCTGCACTGTCATCAGCAAG TGAACAGTGGCGGTACAGTAGTTTTGGTGAGCCAGGATGGGATCCAGAGACCTCCTCTACATTTCCCCAAAGGAGGCCACCTCCTCCAGTTTCTCACCTGCCTGGAGACCGGCCTGCTACCTCATGGACAGCTGGACCCCCCGCTCTGGAATCAGAGAGGAAAG GGAAAGGTTTTCCCCAAACTGCGAAAGAGGAGTCCCCACGGCTCCTGTGATTCTGTATCAGACAAGGAAGATGATGAAGCGACCGATTATGTGTTTCGAATCCTCTTTCCTGGCAATCAGATGGAGTTCA TAGCCCTGGAGCTGATGGACCAGGGCGTGAACATGTGGCAACCTACACCCAGGAAGTCCTCATGCTCGTCCTGCTCGCAGAATGGCTCTTCTGATGGCTCTCTGCCTAATGGCTGTAACCAGGAAAG GGCTCCTTTGAAGCTCCTTTGTGATACCATGAAGTACCAGATCATCTCCCGTGCTTTCTATGGAT GGCTTGCATACTGCCGCCATCTGTCCACAGTTCGTACCCACCTCTCTGCTCTGGTCAACACCACTATAGTTGACCCTGATGTGCCCTGTGGTGCCCGAGAAGGCCTCTCTGTGGAGGTCTGGGCCAGGTTCCTCAAGGACAGCTCT GCATATGAGGAAAAGGAGATACACAGGCTTGTGTATTTTGGTGGTGTGGCTCCTTCACTACGCAAAGAGGTCTGGCCCTTCCTGTTGGGACACTACCAGTTCACCATGACTGAGAAATGCCGGCTAGAG ATTGATGAGCAGATGCGGCTCATGTATGAGCAGACTATGAAGGAGTGGCAGGGCTGTGAGGCCATCGTCCGtcagagggagcgagagaaacATGCTGAGGCCCTTGCCAGATGTTCGTCTGGAGCCAGTGTGGAAAGAGGACCAGTGCAGCGGGACTCCACCATCAGTACAGAT TCGTCTCTAAGTAGCAGCTCAGATCAGCAGAATGCCCCGTCGCAGAGTGATTCCAGCAGTAGCGCGCAGGTAGTGAAAAACCGTACCAGTGTATTAATGTTTTGTCGCCTctatttttgctattatttTTT GGATtgcaaaacacatgcaaaaccacTG GTATTTGGATCCGTCGAGGCAGTGGATCAGATTGAGACTGAGCCCAGGGCTGAGGAAGGAGAAGTGCAGCAAAGCAGTCCACTGAAGGACATCACAGGTGGCACTGCAGAGGCATCACAGCCTCACTCCTGCAACCCCTCGTCCTCAGGTCCGTCAAATCAGCATCCAGGGTCAGAAAACAGCCCTGCTGTGACAGAGTTGGCTGTTGGATCTCCAAGCTCTCAGTCAGCAGAAACATCCGAAGGCTTAAAGGAGAAACAAGCACCTGGATCGCAGCCAGGAGGGGAGGATGTTATGGACCCAGTAGCCAAGGATGAGGTTTCAGAGGCAAACATGAAGACAGTTTCAGAAAGTGAGTTGATCAAGGACTGTGGAATCAGTAAGTCACAAGAGACGTCTGAATCCGAAGAAAAGCCTGAAGTAGAAGGAAAGAACATAACAACAAATGAGCAGTCCGAAGATTTAAAAGCAGTCGATACGAATATGAATTTAAGATCTGTTCCAGAGAAAACTAACGTTCTAAAGCTAGAAACAGAGATTCGTAACGAGTATTTCCAAGCACCTCCACTCGGGCAGACCTTGACTTTTCAAGCACACAGGAGCAAATCTGATCTGGAAGTGGAGCCATTGTGTCCGCCTACAGCTGAAAAAGATGCTAATCCACCAAGTGAAATAAAGCCAGAGATTTCTGAAAAGCCTGAAACAGCTCCTGAAAAAACCCCATCTCAACTGTCAAAGGCCGGCACCACAGAGCCAGAACGAAAGGATGCTGGAGCAACAGTTTGCGATTTGGTTGAAACCAAAAAGGCGGCAGAAATTCCATTTGAGAAACCTGGTTCAAATTCACCCGTCAGACAAGTGCTGAATGCTCTTCAGTCAGCATCAAGGGGCAGCCTTTCATTATCATCCCACTCCCGGCAGTCTCCAGACACGGCAGACTCCGATGACTCTCCTTCTGCCTTGGAAATGGAGGACATTCCTGCAGGGATAACATGTGTGACCTCTGAGGATATCAAGGCCAGGCCTTTGGCAGGTCTCGCTGCGCCCCCTGTCTCCTTTGCACAAAGGGAGAGAATGGCATCAGCGGACCTTGTCCTTGATCACCATCTGGACACAGCCTGCAACACCAGTCCTGAGGGCACCGACCTGGGCCTTTCTGAAGAGGAGCCGGAGATGGAAAATGTGCTCACTGAACCAGAGTCTGCAGAGGTGGGAGAAGACGGCAAGCACGACGAATCCTCAGAAGAGCAAACCTATTCT CAAGAAACACTGGACATGTACTTGATCAATCTACATCGCATTGACAAAGATGTCAGACGTTGCGACAGAGCATATTGGTACTTCACTCCCGAGAACCTGGACAAGCTGCGTAACATCATGTGCAG TTACGTGTGGCAGCATCTGGATACGGGCTACGTCCAGGGCATGTGTGATCTGCTGGCTCCACTACTGGTTATTCTGGACGACG AGGTCATggcatttagctgcttcacagaactgatgaagaggatgaaCCAGAATTTTCCTCATGGAGGTGCCATGGACTCTCACTTTGCCAATATGCGTTCCCTTATACAG ATCCTGGACTCTGAGCTGTTtgaactgatgcagcagaatgGAGACTATACTCACTTCTACTTCTGTTATCGTTGGTTTCTGCTCGACTTCAAAAGAG AAATGGTGTATGATGATGTGTTCTCCCTGTGGGAAACCATCTGGGCGGCCAAGTACACCTCCTCTGAGCACTTTGTGCTCTTCATTGCTCTGGCACTTGTGGAGATGTATAGAGACATCATCCTAGAAAATAACATGGACTTCACAGACATCATCAAATTCTTTAATG AAATGGCAGAGCGACACAATGTCCCGCAGGTCCTGATGATGGCTCGAGACCTGGTCCACAAAGTGCAGACACTCATAGAAAACAAGTGA